The following DNA comes from Diorhabda carinulata isolate Delta chromosome 3, icDioCari1.1, whole genome shotgun sequence.
attcacataCAGACATAAGATTGCAAATCTcaacaatgtataaaaaatattttttctgtaacaTGACTCCCTCACCCATTTTGTATATACCATTATAGTTGTTATGTTACTGAAATTCAATTTCCGCAATATCAAATATTCACCTTTGTTTCAAACATCGTCaaatcttgataaaataaaactatataataGTGAAAATGTCAGCAATTAGGATCAGtggaagaaaaaatatagtatataatTCGTGctcattttccattttcctaTAGCTTCCCAAACTGTCGTACTTATGAGTAATGTATCATGACGTGACATTTCGATTtctgctgtgtttgtatatctaaatctttattattaaatacatacCTGTCTTTATCTCACTATattgtgcaatttcattgtcttttttgccatatttctatttatttaaagaaatttatgaattaaattaatctcaccaagccacgccactgcttatcacAGACTTTTtgacaggaatatttcgaagaaattgtgtacatacagcttcggccaatagaaatgcatttatttttacgattcgatgttttcattggtaaactgtggagatgatgagtccacgtggactgatggTTTCTTAGATGTTTaacgaattttatacggggagtaaacattatttttcatttcttaatttggtatgagtacTATgcttatttatgaaatattgattgttcttcGCATAATTGTCTTCTGCTTGcccatcaaaatattttttaagtacatttttttataatatgttaTGGAGTCACACCATTATCGATTTGTTACTtgacataatatttttatgtatcttcaggaaaaatagttttatgGACATAAATCAGGAGTTGTGGCAGGCCACTTTATTGCACCACTTCCAATTCATGtttgtaaaaaaacttcaatttaagCGAATTAAAATGTGTTGATGCACCATTCTTCCGAAACCAAAGAATGGTACAAATAATATCTGTCCAAGCATCGAAAGGCATTTGTGTTATGTGTATTATTTCTGTCTTTCAGAATTTCAATTCGTATATAATTCTTGTAGTAGAAAGATGAAACTGATTTTTCTAGATAGAATATTTAATCacaattaataaagaaaaactggCCACTAGATTGTATtattaaaagagaaattttcatGGAATTCCTGTATCAAACATTTTTACGCTACTTTATCTTTTTATGTCACCATTCAAAGAATcgttattttttgatttttttttttaatttaacatgTAAATTTCTTAAACTGTATGTAGAATTTgtgatgaaatttaattttccatGCTATCATTCTATTGATAAATAGCGTTATAGCTTCGGTACACCAAACCTTTTAAACTATAGGGTTAGTTgacgattttttaaaatctcgttttttcttttgtttattatataaatattcagaaGCAATGTGTATTTCCCACTTAAATGTCTTATAATACgttgaaaagatttttttgtgaattatatttgatatatgtTAGCTCAGCTTAGTCATTTTgatcaataataatatatatcaaCAACATTGTAAATCATATATGATGTAATGTAGTAATTCTTCATTCTAATTTATGTTATTATCCTAATTTATACTTCTATATCAATTCACAAAACTAAACAGTTCTTTTTTCAGTCGCATTTGTAATTCCAATAGTATATTATTTCCTGCCCTTCAGGCATCTGTATATATACTGTGATGGAAATTCCATTCTAGAGGCATAGCAGCTATTCGGTAGAGATCAAAGCTCTACAGCCATTTTGTTTTCCTCTAATTTTTGTGAGCGAGCGCCACACGAAAAAAATTCATCCTTAAAATCATCCAATTCCCAGCTTTGCAGGGAAAATTTTTTCCTATAGCAGGGCcatttctaatataataataaataatattagaaaattattgtaatatttgcagtgaaaaatgtcattaaatttttcgattgaAGAATTAGCGATTatagttcttcttcttttgaaaaaaatcacagtaaaaataaaaaaaaaactcaaaatttatttcatttgatgTACTGACTACTGGGTAATAGCTGACCgaacccgaaacaaaagaatattcacACTATCGGTACATGTCGTGACAAGTTCGATCTCgctcaaacaaaatttcttcgaaCCTGATCGTGATTGGACTAtgacatatattttttacttcataATATTTCATCAAACCGAGATTGGACCGAGAACGAACTGTGAACGGCTTTATAGTGAGGATCGACCCTTAATCTTTCTGTATCGAAACTAGTTATGCGGCCGGTTAGTCACTGAGTTAGTAAGAGGCAGCTTGCTCGCGTATATTTGAGTGGCAACGTTGCCAGGTCGCCACACTCTAGACTCTAGAGAGTCCACACAGAGAGCCGACAGTCGTGTTTACGCTTACAAATTAGCGACATAGCAAATTTGTCGCTGAGTTAACGACCATACACTTCCATACGAATTATTTGGATAGGAAGTCGGCGTCTCGATGAGGGAGGGCCcttattttcacataatttttttcagaaaaatattttatgtcaCCCTTTGTCTCTACAAGAATTTTTACATGGTGAAGTGACCAACTGGATGCAAAATATCCCCAATATAATAATCTGCTGCCTCGAATAAGTCCCAAAATCCCCGCTTGGGCTCCACTACTAAATAGCTGTTATTGTTTTCTTATGttatcattataataatatcaattctGTTTCAAAAAATCGGCCTCCGTATTGAAATTAACAAACGACTTCATCAGTTAAAACCTGCGACATTAAACTATATAATTATATGagtgtcaatttttttgaaaattctcaaataatcatattaaaactaattattttaaacttCAAACCCATTCATATAAAAGAAACTATTGAGTTTTCCCCTATCGTCAACTAcctgattaattttatatttcatttaattttcaagtTGTTATTTATTGTCTTGTGAAACTGCTGCAGATTTGTAATATATTCTTTTTGACAGTTTgcctcttttttatttataaaagtatattttttgttttcttcaaataaGCGCCAAATATTGAACCAAATAAAATCGGATGAACCTTTTCGCTATTCAAACtgtctaaaaaaaaattcattttataaaaacaattttaagaaaagtaaaactttgattgaaaattgaaaacatcaTCCCAATATAAATCATTGCGATCACGGCATTCCTTTAGTCGAGCACTAAAATTGCTTATGACACCTCGGCAGGTATTTTCAGTGATTGTTGCCATTTCGTGAcggatatttattttcaattgtgcCAGAGGATTCGATTAGTTAgcttaattttgatataaactcACAGGGAAAAGTCCATAGGTGTTAAATCGGGATTGCATGGGGGCAAATTTATGTCACCATTCCTGGAGATTAATTTGCCAGAAGAAATTTCATGATGAGTGCAACCTCAAATTTTTGTAGTAAATGCGAAATAATGATGCAGGCTTCCGAATAGAGAAGTAGGGCTTATCACAAATGATactgacaaaatttttgaactttCTTGAAGATTTTGTACGCCTGGATATTGGTTTATCCAGTGTTGATTTAGTTTCTTCAAACTTCTTGAATTATTTTCCAATCAGTCGAGTGCCTGATGCGTCATTTAAGTGACAAATATTGCAAAATATTCTACGCGCAACGGTCGCCGAATTATCGTTCCATAGCGACTAAAGAGGCAAGCTGCCGATTGACATACCTCCCAATAGCTGCAATAAGCAATACAAAGGTGATCTTTTCTTGAGACACCTTGTACATAATCGGAAAGTTAAATTTGATACTTTCATTATTGCTCTGCAAACAGATGATCCCTGGCACTATACTTTTATGATGATCTATACGAGAATATTTCATGTATTAACTCATTCAAATTTCTTAACATTCATCATTCCAAAGCTTAATATTCATAGTGTTAAAGCTCAAAGCTTTTCTTTGATtgtcaaatttcattatttgttggAATTGATCAGATTCCAATTGGCATCTCTGATAAAAAGAGGAACAAAAGCAAATACCATATCTAAACTGACATTTCTGAAACTATTTCTGTATCTAGTTTGATGATGAATTTATAGAGGtccaatattttaaatgaaaaacaatttctcAAACAATTAgcatatttttacaaattttaatatcttcaataaaaataataaactgatagtGACGTACCCGCTTTATTTTACATTCAATATTAATGAACATCTTAAAATgtagaatataaattaaataaaaatatcgttaaacaatatttaatgtttatatttacaGATAACTACACAATTTGTTCATTAAATAAACCCACTATCACCACATTCTAAATTCATTTCTAAGatgtgatatttttcttttctgaaCATCGATCACAACCTCTTATTGTTGAGTTTAGGTCTTTTTCGCAGTTGGAATAAGCCATTCCGATGCCGAAACCACCTCCCATTATTATGGGCCATCGtttccttttaaaaaataagagaGAAAATACTGTACCTAGAACCATGCCTCCACCTAAAAAGAtcataatgaatatttatctaAATGACCTGAATAGGATGTAAAATTGCTTGTTTTTCGCAGAGGGTAgtaatcaatacaaaaaaataaaggtTAGGTGATGACATAATCTTTCCAATTGATACTCGTTTGGGAATTATCcgaattttaatagaaaattatacaaattattgtgTTATATGAACTTACCAAATTTTAGAAACCCATCAGATATGCATTTATCCCATTTTTGGCCCAATTCTTCTTCAACATATACAGCCGACGCCATTTCTGATCAAAAAGTGCCTATTAAAAGCAATTCGTCTTctgtaataattaaaattcaactaatttcaactttctataaaaaatatggaattatttaAGGGTGGTTGTATTTATTGGTATAAAATCTTTCTGAGTCTTTTTagtgaatactttttttccatttttacatCGACTTTTGTCAAATTCAAAAGTTTGATTGTCTAGAAACGTTTTGAAGACTCTTACATAATCGTGTCAGTTTGAT
Coding sequences within:
- the LOC130891211 gene encoding MICOS complex subunit Mic10-like; translated protein: MASAVYVEEELGQKWDKCISDGFLKFGGGMVLGTVFSLLFFKRKRWPIIMGGGFGIGMAYSNCEKDLNSTIRGCDRCSEKKNITS